A single window of Botrytis cinerea B05.10 chromosome 3, complete sequence DNA harbors:
- the Bcyak1 gene encoding Bcyak1, producing the protein MDQWQNYSESSGSRRYNGNPPPAHPQMARDYNGNPQTQPPAGFAYDQYQGGLGSHPQSLATSPAVPQLTDGNGDVAMQDSGDQYNMKYPMRPHHQQHLSGNQRLSHQSPQEPSAAAQRYSPMETLSPTSPYGATQQQNSNQYMSPPGAANRQSPSKNASYTSPNAYYPNRQQLPPIQPYASNSNTESYPTSATQQLNAMFGNDQKSPRRPVPQSAQGPPGRGPVPEFTKIRSTSDLQPKVNAQPAFRRANPEGGFISPLQALTSHLPSTYRICNPSFKYESSRNPRRVLTKPSKGVKNDGFDNEDSDYILYVNDILGSEETTHKNRYLILDVLGQGTFGQVVKCQNLKTQEVVAVKVVKNRTAYFNQSMMEVSVLDLLNTKLDKNDDHHLLRLKDTFIHRQHLCLVFELLSVNLYELIKQNQFRGLSTTLVRVFAQQLLNGLSLLNKARLIHCDLKPENILLKNLESPIIKIIDFGSACDERQTVYTYIQSRFYRSPEVLLGLPYSSAIDMWSLGCIVVELFLGLPLFPGSSEYNQVSRIVEMLGNPPNWMLEMGKQSGDFFEKRHDVDDYGRRTYHLKSMEQYSREHGSKEQPSKKYFQATTLPEIIRSYAMPRKNMKPNEIEREMNNRVAFIDFVRGLLNINPLERWSPQQAKLHPFITQQKFTGPFVPPMNLKSSAINRSPAPGTTQQQQAEALSKQRAQAAQAQAHSQAQSAAHASYNSGVPVNSYGQVPQNQQHPPIYNNNNMYTPNSNHQVPHQAPHQASHQAPHQAPHQAAPPPYPTQQGYNQMGMMGQQPTQMPPAQYGAGPSQQQPSLYQQATVRSGRQRASTMEVQQGGIPVTIQRVASHLDPSQPIRLQPSPAYYPPPPDGVPDGNPGSARRRGSRAAQGGQAPTRNRDFIRNLEDRTLEEGFMGQSQWH; encoded by the exons ATGGACCAGTGGCAGAATTATTCTGAATCATCAGGTTCAAGAAGGTACAACGGAAACCCCCCACCAGCCCATCCCCAAATGGCTAGAGATTATAACGGGAACCCCCAAACCCAACCTCCAGCAGGTTTTGCATACGACCAATATCAGGGAGGTTTGGGATCACATCCTCAATCTCTGGCAACTTCTCCTGCTGTTCCTCAGTTGACGGATGGAAACGGAGATGTGGCCATGCAAGACTCTGGAGATCAATACAATATGAAATATCCTATGCGCCCCCATCACCAACAACATCTTTCAGGCAACCAAAGGTTATCTCACCAATCGCCGCAAGAACCATCTGCCGCCGCTCAACGTTATTCTCCAATGGAGACTTTATCGCCAACATCACCGTATGGCGCGACGCAGCAGCAAAACTCAAATCAATACATGTCACCACCGGGGGCTGCTAACAGACAATCTCCTTCGAAGAATGCCTCGTATACTTCACCAAACGCGTACTATCCTAATCGTCAACAATTACCTCCCATCCAGCCATATGCTTCCAATTCTAACACTGAATCATACCCAACTTCTGCGACCCAACAGCTGAATGCCATGTTTGGCAATGATCAAAAGTCTCCTCGGCGGCCAGTACCTCAGTCGGCGCAAGGTCCACCTGGAAGAGGACCAGTTCCTGAATTTACAAAGATTCGTTCTACTTCTGATTTGCAACCAAAGGTTAATGCGCAACCAGCGTTTCGCAGGGCTAATCCAGAGGGCGGGTTCATAAGT CCCCTTCAAGCTCTTACAAGCCATCTTCCCTCTACCTATCGGATATGCAACCCCAGCTTCAAGTACGAATCCTCGCGGAATCCTCGCAGAGTGCTCACGAAACCAAGCAAAGGTGTCAAGAATGATGGGTTCGATAACGAAGATAGCGATTATATACTTTATGTGAATGACATTCTTGGGTCTGAGGAAACTACTCATAA AAACCGCTATCTTATTCTTGATGTTCTTGGTCAAGGAACCTTTGGACAAGTTGTCAAGTGTCAAAATCTGAAAACCCAGGAAGTTGTTGCTGTAAAGGTGGTGAAGAACAGAACTGCGTACTTTAACCAAAGTATGATGGAGGTTTCCGTTCTAGACTTG ctCAACACCAAGCTTGATAAGAACGATGATCACCATCTCCTGCGGCTCAAAGATACATTCATCCACCGTCAACATCTCTGTCTGGTTTTCGAATTGCTCAGTGTGAATTTGTATGAATTGATCAAGCAAAATCAGTTCCGAGGCTTGAGCACCACGCTTGTGCGAGTTTTTGCCCAGCAACTTTTGAACGGTTTAAGCTTGCTGAATAAAGCGCGACTCATTCATTGCGATTTGAAGCCGGAAAACATTTTACTCAAGAACCTCGAAAGTCctatcatcaaaatcatcgaTTTTGGATCAGCCTGTGACGAACGTCAAACAGTATACACATACATCCAGTCGAGGTTTTACAGATCCCCCGAGGTTTTACTTGGCCTACCATATTCATCAGCTATCGACATGTGGTCATTGGGCTgcattgttgttgaattgtTCTTGGGCCTTCCCCTGTTCCCAGGATCCTCTGAATACAATCAAGTTTCCCGAATCGTGGAGATGTTGGGAAACCCACCAAACTGGATGCTTGAGATGGGAAAGCAGTCTGGAGATTTCTTCGAGAAGAGGCACGATGTAGATGATTATGGCAGAAGAACATACCATCTCAAATCTATGGAGCAGTATTCTCGCGAGCATGGATCAAAGGAGCAACCAAGTAAAAAATACTTCCAAGCTACCACCCTTCCAGAGATTATTCGTTCTTATGCGATGCCACGAAAGAACATGAAGCCAAACGAAATAGAGCGAG AAATGAACAACAGAGTTGCTTTCATCGACTTTGTCCGTGGTTTACTCAATATCAATCCTTTGGAGCGCTGGTCTCCACAACAAGCCAAGCTCCATCCGTTCATCACCCAACAGAAGTTCACCGGTCCATTCGTTCCGCCAATGAATCTCAAGTCAAGTGCTATAAATAGATCTCCCGCTCCAGGAACGACACAGCAGCAGCAGGCTGAAGCATTGAGTAAGCAACGAGCCCAGGcagctcaagctcaagcccATTCGCAGGCTCAGTCTGCAGCTCATGCTTCATACAACTCAGGTGTCCCCGTTAATTCATATGGCCAAGTGCcacaaaatcaacaacaccCACCGATttacaacaataacaatatgTACACTCCGAACTCCAACCATCAGGTTCCTCATCAGGCTCCTCATCAGGCTTCTCATCAGGCTCCTCACCAAGCACCTCACCAAGCAGCCCCACCTCCATACCCCACGCAACAAGGGTATAACCAAATGGGAATGATGGGGCAACAACCAACACAGATGCCTCCAGCGCAATATGGAGCTGGTCCTTCACAGCAACAGCCAAGCCTCTATCAGCAGGCCACTGTGAGGTCTGGAAGACAACGTGCTTCGACAATGGAAGTTCAGCAGGGAGGTATACCTGTGACGATACAAAGAGTTGCTAGTCATCTTGACCCTAGTCAACCTATTCGTTTGCAGCCCAGTCCTGCATATTATCCACCTCCACCTGATGGAGTTCCTGATGGAAATCCTGGTAGCGCACGAAGAAGGGGGAGCAGAGCTGCTCAGGGCGGACAAGCACCTACCAGAAATCGAGATTTCATCAGAAATCTAGAAGATCGAACATTGGAGGAAGGATTCATGGGACAGAGCCAGTGGCACTGA
- the Bcyak1 gene encoding Bcyak1: MDQWQNYSESSGSRRYNGNPPPAHPQMARDYNGNPQTQPPAGFAYDQYQGGLGSHPQSLATSPAVPQLTDGNGDVAMQDSGDQYNMKYPMRPHHQQHLSGNQRLSHQSPQEPSAAAQRYSPMETLSPTSPYGATQQQNSNQYMSPPGAANRQSPSKNASYTSPNAYYPNRQQLPPIQPYASNSNTESYPTSATQQLNAMFGNDQKSPRRPVPQSAQGPPGRGPVPEFTKIRSTSDLQPKVNAQPAFRRANPEGGFISPLQALTSHLPSTYRICNPSFKYESSRNPRRVLTKPSKGVKNDGFDNEDSDYILYVNDILGSEETTHKYVSRNRYLILDVLGQGTFGQVVKCQNLKTQEVVAVKVVKNRTAYFNQSMMEVSVLDLLNTKLDKNDDHHLLRLKDTFIHRQHLCLVFELLSVNLYELIKQNQFRGLSTTLVRVFAQQLLNGLSLLNKARLIHCDLKPENILLKNLESPIIKIIDFGSACDERQTVYTYIQSRFYRSPEVLLGLPYSSAIDMWSLGCIVVELFLGLPLFPGSSEYNQVSRIVEMLGNPPNWMLEMGKQSGDFFEKRHDVDDYGRRTYHLKSMEQYSREHGSKEQPSKKYFQATTLPEIIRSYAMPRKNMKPNEIEREMNNRVAFIDFVRGLLNINPLERWSPQQAKLHPFITQQKFTGPFVPPMNLKSSAINRSPAPGTTQQQQAEALSKQRAQAAQAQAHSQAQSAAHASYNSGVPVNSYGQVPQNQQHPPIYNNNNMYTPNSNHQVPHQAPHQASHQAPHQAPHQAAPPPYPTQQGYNQMGMMGQQPTQMPPAQYGAGPSQQQPSLYQQATVRSGRQRASTMEVQQGGIPVTIQRVASHLDPSQPIRLQPSPAYYPPPPDGVPDGNPGSARRRGSRAAQGGQAPTRNRDFIRNLEDRTLEEGFMGQSQWH; encoded by the exons ATGGACCAGTGGCAGAATTATTCTGAATCATCAGGTTCAAGAAGGTACAACGGAAACCCCCCACCAGCCCATCCCCAAATGGCTAGAGATTATAACGGGAACCCCCAAACCCAACCTCCAGCAGGTTTTGCATACGACCAATATCAGGGAGGTTTGGGATCACATCCTCAATCTCTGGCAACTTCTCCTGCTGTTCCTCAGTTGACGGATGGAAACGGAGATGTGGCCATGCAAGACTCTGGAGATCAATACAATATGAAATATCCTATGCGCCCCCATCACCAACAACATCTTTCAGGCAACCAAAGGTTATCTCACCAATCGCCGCAAGAACCATCTGCCGCCGCTCAACGTTATTCTCCAATGGAGACTTTATCGCCAACATCACCGTATGGCGCGACGCAGCAGCAAAACTCAAATCAATACATGTCACCACCGGGGGCTGCTAACAGACAATCTCCTTCGAAGAATGCCTCGTATACTTCACCAAACGCGTACTATCCTAATCGTCAACAATTACCTCCCATCCAGCCATATGCTTCCAATTCTAACACTGAATCATACCCAACTTCTGCGACCCAACAGCTGAATGCCATGTTTGGCAATGATCAAAAGTCTCCTCGGCGGCCAGTACCTCAGTCGGCGCAAGGTCCACCTGGAAGAGGACCAGTTCCTGAATTTACAAAGATTCGTTCTACTTCTGATTTGCAACCAAAGGTTAATGCGCAACCAGCGTTTCGCAGGGCTAATCCAGAGGGCGGGTTCATAAGT CCCCTTCAAGCTCTTACAAGCCATCTTCCCTCTACCTATCGGATATGCAACCCCAGCTTCAAGTACGAATCCTCGCGGAATCCTCGCAGAGTGCTCACGAAACCAAGCAAAGGTGTCAAGAATGATGGGTTCGATAACGAAGATAGCGATTATATACTTTATGTGAATGACATTCTTGGGTCTGAGGAAACTACTCATAAGTATGTTTCGAG AAACCGCTATCTTATTCTTGATGTTCTTGGTCAAGGAACCTTTGGACAAGTTGTCAAGTGTCAAAATCTGAAAACCCAGGAAGTTGTTGCTGTAAAGGTGGTGAAGAACAGAACTGCGTACTTTAACCAAAGTATGATGGAGGTTTCCGTTCTAGACTTG ctCAACACCAAGCTTGATAAGAACGATGATCACCATCTCCTGCGGCTCAAAGATACATTCATCCACCGTCAACATCTCTGTCTGGTTTTCGAATTGCTCAGTGTGAATTTGTATGAATTGATCAAGCAAAATCAGTTCCGAGGCTTGAGCACCACGCTTGTGCGAGTTTTTGCCCAGCAACTTTTGAACGGTTTAAGCTTGCTGAATAAAGCGCGACTCATTCATTGCGATTTGAAGCCGGAAAACATTTTACTCAAGAACCTCGAAAGTCctatcatcaaaatcatcgaTTTTGGATCAGCCTGTGACGAACGTCAAACAGTATACACATACATCCAGTCGAGGTTTTACAGATCCCCCGAGGTTTTACTTGGCCTACCATATTCATCAGCTATCGACATGTGGTCATTGGGCTgcattgttgttgaattgtTCTTGGGCCTTCCCCTGTTCCCAGGATCCTCTGAATACAATCAAGTTTCCCGAATCGTGGAGATGTTGGGAAACCCACCAAACTGGATGCTTGAGATGGGAAAGCAGTCTGGAGATTTCTTCGAGAAGAGGCACGATGTAGATGATTATGGCAGAAGAACATACCATCTCAAATCTATGGAGCAGTATTCTCGCGAGCATGGATCAAAGGAGCAACCAAGTAAAAAATACTTCCAAGCTACCACCCTTCCAGAGATTATTCGTTCTTATGCGATGCCACGAAAGAACATGAAGCCAAACGAAATAGAGCGAG AAATGAACAACAGAGTTGCTTTCATCGACTTTGTCCGTGGTTTACTCAATATCAATCCTTTGGAGCGCTGGTCTCCACAACAAGCCAAGCTCCATCCGTTCATCACCCAACAGAAGTTCACCGGTCCATTCGTTCCGCCAATGAATCTCAAGTCAAGTGCTATAAATAGATCTCCCGCTCCAGGAACGACACAGCAGCAGCAGGCTGAAGCATTGAGTAAGCAACGAGCCCAGGcagctcaagctcaagcccATTCGCAGGCTCAGTCTGCAGCTCATGCTTCATACAACTCAGGTGTCCCCGTTAATTCATATGGCCAAGTGCcacaaaatcaacaacaccCACCGATttacaacaataacaatatgTACACTCCGAACTCCAACCATCAGGTTCCTCATCAGGCTCCTCATCAGGCTTCTCATCAGGCTCCTCACCAAGCACCTCACCAAGCAGCCCCACCTCCATACCCCACGCAACAAGGGTATAACCAAATGGGAATGATGGGGCAACAACCAACACAGATGCCTCCAGCGCAATATGGAGCTGGTCCTTCACAGCAACAGCCAAGCCTCTATCAGCAGGCCACTGTGAGGTCTGGAAGACAACGTGCTTCGACAATGGAAGTTCAGCAGGGAGGTATACCTGTGACGATACAAAGAGTTGCTAGTCATCTTGACCCTAGTCAACCTATTCGTTTGCAGCCCAGTCCTGCATATTATCCACCTCCACCTGATGGAGTTCCTGATGGAAATCCTGGTAGCGCACGAAGAAGGGGGAGCAGAGCTGCTCAGGGCGGACAAGCACCTACCAGAAATCGAGATTTCATCAGAAATCTAGAAGATCGAACATTGGAGGAAGGATTCATGGGACAGAGCCAGTGGCACTGA
- the Bcrad26 gene encoding Bcrad26, whose protein sequence is MSKMSSSTEPHNHRDNSTRIKSESMSPPRHNVRLHREHTDTIQEAAAVVADEALLSDNDIDTKDHSLGSERLTSQQQPQDEASALAGLTETVRNQDDLERDITNQANLVMIEQEDQRDQKRIEKVRNSIEKLESQKHTQERRLNNLSNNPLMRQRCIGEISKVEADIFALKNDITDIQKRIDERHQHNDDHAEADAAGGSRRMPNESQREFLIRTGKITPFQQTSDAATDHVQSALTDALRDVEEGDDNESGNAQTEPRSHQNLRLPGFADVANTKLSTTESEFGLRPRKKRRLANGAFADVSPARSISADDDAFTPEHLADEDEELDDEDDEDDALMTARTATKKRSKPSKARTDETQSLAGIDDGNENMYQARLAKWVEKRSAARRQHLENNPQNEEDAAAENSLEKEWFKPCPGQPDHEFENGLKLPGDIFPALFDYQKTGVQWLSELHNQQVGGIIGDEMGLGKTIQMISFLAGLHYSKKLTKPVIVVAPATVLRQWVNEFHRWWPALRVSILHSSGTGMLNVGNEDRLEDDDDEILYGQTTKKAPKSQKLAQKIVDRVVKHGHVLVTTYAGLQTYSNTLINVDWDYAVLDEGHKIRNPNTAVTIYCKELRTPNRVILSGTPMQNGLVELWSLFDFVFPMRLGTLVNFRQAFEVPIKIGGYANATNLQVLTATKCAETLKDAISPYLLQRLKVDVAADLPKKSEQVLFCKLTRPQRDAYEMFLASDDMKSILNRSRQSLYGIDILRKICNHPDLLDKRLKNKPDYKWGNGNKSGKMQVVKALLQMWKGYGHKTLLFSQGVQMLDILEEFVKKLGGFNYLRMDGGTAVKDRQTLVDQFNNDPEMHVFLLTTKVGGLGVNLTGANRVIIFDPDWNPSTDVQARERAWRLGQKKEVTIYRLMTAGTIEEKIYHRQIFKQFLTNKILKDPKQRQTFAMKDLYDLFTLGDQDGGITETGEMFKGTEVQFKKTSSPLSSRSLSVDPGQGDSESDLRNLAGVAELEQFNDPSEEKDKDNNEESRLMEGIFARSGVHSALEHDQIINGKMKVAADRGMIEREAKRIAAESATALRRAGEAARSIAPGTVTWTGEYGSAGRPTNVRRGAGPSSSSVLSGLSNRQGITQPSSSSNSRAATPNRPAGRQRHDFAKMIVDFIKRMGGSVPSQAVVNHFDRYCTSDRVTAEFKHTLTEVAICEHGTNSRMRAKWVLKDEFK, encoded by the exons ATGTCCAAAATGAGTTCATCTACCGAACCTCACAATCATCGTGACAATTCAACGCGCATCAAATCTGAAAGCATGTCTCCACCTCGTCACAACGTTAGACTTCACCGAGAACACACTGATACTATCCAAGAAGCTGCAGCCGTTGTTGCCGACGAAGCGCTTCTCAGCGATAACGATATAGATACAAAAGACCATAGTCTTGGATCAGAGAGATTG ACTAGCCAGCAGCAACCTCAAGATGAAGCCAGTGCTCTAGCAGGTTTGACTGAAACGGTTCGCAATCAGGATGACCTCGAACGAGATATAACGAACCAGGCCAATCTGGTAATGATTGAGCAAGAAGACCAGCGGGATCAGAAGCGCATTGAGAAGGTTAGGAATAGCATCGAGAAACTCGAGAGCCAGAAACATACCCAAGAACGCCGTCTCAATAATCTTTCGAACAATCCATTGATGCGCCAAAGGTGCATAGGCGAAATCTCAAAAGTCGAGGCCGACATTTTTGCTCTCAAGAATGACATTACCGACATACAAAAGCGAATCGATGAAAGACATCAGCACAATGATGACCATGCCGAAGCCGATGCTGCTGGTGGAAGCCGACGAATGCCCAATGAAAGTCAGAGGGAATTTCTGATTCGCACGGGAAAAATTACTCCATTTCAACAAACTTCAGATGCAGCTACCGATCATGTTCAATCGGCACTTACTGATGCGCTAAGGGACGTAGAAGAGGGGGATGACAACGAATCAGGAAATGCTCAAACAGAGCCTAGATCACATCAGAATCTTCGTCTACCAGGGTTTGCAGATGTCGCAAATACTAAATTGAGTACCACTGAGAGTGAATTTGGTCTTCGCCctcgaaagaagagaaggctCGCCAACGGCGCTTTCGCAGATGTATCTCCTGCTCGTTCAATTTCagcagatgatgatgctttTACCCCTGAGCATTtagcagatgaagatgaggaattggacgatgaagatgatgaagatgatgccTTGATGACAGCTCGTACTGCAACGAAGAAGAGATCGAAGCCGAGCAAAGCTCGAACAGACGAGACACAGAGCTTGGCCGggattgatgatggaaacGAGAATATGTACCAAGCACGCCTTGCAAAATGGGTGGAGAAACGAAGTGCTGCACGACGACAGCATCTAGAAAACAATCCTCAAAATGAGGAGGATGCAGCTGCAGAAAATTCTTTGGAAAAAGAATGGTTCAAGCCATGCCCAGGACAGCCTGATCACGAATTTGAAAACGGTCTAAAGTTACCTGGTGATATTTTTCCTGCGCTCTTCGACTATCAAAAGACTGGTGTTCAATGGCTGTCGGAACTTCACAATCAACAAGTTGGAGGTATTATTGGAGATGAAATGGGTCTCGGCAAGACCATCCAGATGATATCCTTCTTAGCTGGTTTGCATTACAGTAAAAAGCTTACAAAGCCTGTTATTGTAGTTGCTCCTGCAACTGTCCTTCGACAATGGGTCAATGAGTTTCATCGATGGTGGCCAGCTTTGAGAGTTTCAATTTTGCATAGTTCTGGTACCGGCATGCTCAACGTTGGAAATGAAGACAGATTGGaagacgatgacgatgagatTCTTTACGGTCAAACAACCAAGAAAGCCCCGAAGTCGCAAAAGCTTGCTCAGAAAATTGTCGATCGTGTTGTCAAGCATGGCCATGTCTTGGTCACCACATATGCTGGACTTCAGACCTACAGTAATACTCTCATCAACGTTGACTGGGATTACGCTGTATTGGATGAGGGACACAAGATTCGAAACCCTAACACTGCTGTCACTATCTATTGCAAAGAACTACGGACACCCAATCGAGTGATTCTCTCGGGTACTCCCATGCAGAACGGGTTAGTAGAACTGTGGTCACTGTTTGATTTCGTCTTTCCTATGCGTTTAGGTACTTTGGTCAATTTCCGACAAGCATTCGAAGTTCCTATCAAAATTGGAGGTTACGCGAACGCCACCAATCTACAAGTTCTCACGGCTACTAAATGTGCTGAAACTTTGAAAGATGCAATCAGTCCATATCTACTTCAACGATTAAAGGTTGATGTTGCGGCAGATTTGCCAAAGAAGAGCGAGCAAGTCTTATTCTGCAAGCTTACGAGACCCCAAAGAGATGCATATGAAATGTTCCTTGCGTCCGATGATATGAAGTCAATTCTGAACCGCAGTCGACAATCACTTTATGGCATTGACATATTGCGCAAGATCTGCAACCATCCAGATCTTCTAGATAAACGATTGAAAAACAAGCCCGATTACAAATGGGGCAATGGAAACAAATCTGGAAAAATGCAAGTTGTGAAGGCACTCTTGCAGATGTGGAAGGGCTATGGACACAAAACCTTGCTCTTCAGTCAAGGTGTTCAAATGCTTGAcattcttgaagaatttgtcAAGAAACTTGGCGGATTCAACTATCTTCGTATGGATGGTGGTACAGCGGTCAAGGATAGACAAACTCTCGTTGATCAATTCAACAATGACCCTGAAATGCATGTATTCCTACTCACCACTAAAGTTGGAGGTCTAGGAGTTAACCTCACTGGTGCAAATCGGGTAATCATATTTGATCCTGATTGGAATCCATCCACTGACGTACAAGCTCGAGAACGTGCATGGCGTCTTGGTCAAAAGAAGGAAGTCACCATATACAGACTTATGACTGCTGGTActatagaagagaagatctACCATCGACAAATTTTTAAACAGTTTCTCACAAACAAGATTCTCAAGGATCCGAAACAGCGACAGACATTTGCTATGAAAGACCTATATGACCTTTTCACTCTTGGTGACCAAGATGGTGGGATCACGGAGACTGGCGAAATGTTCAAGGGCACAGAGGTTCAATTCAAGAAGACTTCGAGTCCTTTGTCGTCTCGTAGTTTATCTGTCGACCCCGGTCAAGGTGATTCGGAGTCAGATCTTCGCAATCTCGCGGGTGTTGCTGAACTTGAGCAATTCAATGATCCTTCCGAGGAAAAAGACAAAGATAACAATGAAGAGTCCAGATTAATGGAAGGCATCTTTGCTCGTTCTGGAGTTCATAGTGCTCTCGAGCACGATCAAATCATTAATGGGAAGATGAAGGTTGCGGCAGACCGTGGCATGATTGAGCGTGAAGCCAAGAGAATCGCTGCGGAATCTGCCACAGCACTGAGACGTGCTGGAGAAGCTGCAAGAAGCATTGCACCTGGAACTGTCACTTGGACTGGAGAATATGGATCCGCCGGTAGACCGACTAATGTTCGACGAGGTGCAGGTCCAAGTTCATCAAGTGTTTTATCAGGCCTTTCAAATAGACAAGGTATCACGCAGCCTTCTAGCTCGAGTAACTCGCGCGCTGCAACTCCAAATCGCCCAGCTGGGCGTCAACGTCATGATTTTGCTAAgatgattgttgattttatCAAGAGGATGGGCGGTTCAGTTCCGAGTCAGGCGGTGGTCAACCATTTTGATCGATATTGTACTTCTGATCGAGTGACAGCTGAATTCAAGCATACTCTAACAGAAGTTGCAATATGCGAACATGGTACTAATAGTAGGATGAGGGCTAAGTGGGTTTTGAAAGATGAATTCAAATGA